A region of Nostoc flagelliforme CCNUN1 DNA encodes the following proteins:
- a CDS encoding phycoerythrobilin:ferredoxin oxidoreductase, whose translation MTLYQPFLDYVIALLQERLNLQPYAIPQGFESKQATVGKGKHQQEVLTTSYAYQTTKLRQIRAAHVQKGNSLQVLNFVIFPHLNYDLPFFGADLVTLPGGHLIALDMQPLFRDNLGYQAKYTQPILTTFHAHQQHLPWGGDFPEEAQPFFSPAFLWTRPQETEVVETHVFAAFKDYLQAYLDFVDQAQPITDSKYLADIEQAQLRYLRYRAEKDPARGMFTRFYGAEWTEEYIHGFLFDLERKLASAIR comes from the coding sequence TTGACTCTCTATCAGCCATTTTTAGATTACGTGATCGCGCTTTTGCAGGAACGTTTGAATTTGCAGCCTTATGCAATTCCTCAAGGGTTTGAGTCGAAGCAAGCAACAGTGGGCAAAGGTAAACATCAGCAAGAGGTCTTAACGACTAGCTATGCCTATCAAACTACCAAACTCCGGCAAATTCGAGCCGCCCATGTCCAAAAGGGTAACTCACTTCAGGTATTAAATTTCGTTATTTTCCCCCATCTGAATTACGATTTGCCCTTCTTTGGCGCAGATTTAGTTACCTTGCCAGGAGGGCACTTAATTGCCCTCGATATGCAACCCCTATTTCGGGATAATTTGGGGTATCAGGCGAAGTATACCCAGCCTATTCTGACAACTTTTCACGCACATCAGCAGCATCTACCTTGGGGGGGCGACTTTCCCGAAGAAGCCCAGCCCTTTTTCTCACCCGCCTTTCTCTGGACGCGCCCCCAAGAAACTGAGGTAGTGGAAACCCATGTATTTGCAGCTTTCAAAGACTATCTACAAGCCTACCTGGATTTTGTTGACCAGGCGCAACCGATAACCGACTCCAAATATTTAGCAGATATTGAACAGGCTCAACTGCGTTATCTCCGCTATCGAGCCGAAAAAGACCCAGCACGGGGAATGTTCACTCGTTTTTACGGTGCTGAGTGGACAGAAGAATATATCCACGGGTTTTTATTCGATTTGGAAAGAAAGCTGGCATCAGCGATTAGATGA